One genomic window of Methanocalculus alkaliphilus includes the following:
- a CDS encoding NUDIX hydrolase — MTTIYQGKRLSVELRRVDLPNGTSRETIIIHPGGAVVMLPRDGDDCYLIRQYRPALGDYIYEAPAGTMEDGERPEETADREMVEETRLRAGTLIPRGVINTTPGYTDEVLHLYEARDLTPADHHHPDEDEVIEVIRLPFAEAEEMARDGRITDAKTICLLFRCRD; from the coding sequence ATGACGACGATCTACCAGGGGAAGAGGCTCTCGGTCGAGCTGCGGAGGGTGGACCTTCCAAACGGGACCAGCAGGGAGACGATCATCATCCACCCCGGCGGCGCCGTGGTGATGCTCCCCCGTGACGGCGATGACTGCTATCTCATCAGGCAGTATCGCCCGGCACTCGGGGATTATATCTACGAGGCACCCGCCGGGACGATGGAGGATGGGGAACGCCCCGAGGAGACGGCAGACCGGGAGATGGTCGAGGAGACACGGCTCCGGGCAGGCACCCTCATCCCCCGGGGTGTCATCAACACGACCCCCGGATACACCGATGAGGTCCTCCACCTCTATGAGGCACGCGATCTCACACCGGCTGATCATCACCATCCCGACGAGGATGAGGTGATAGAGGTCATCCGCCTCCCATTTGCCGAGGCTGAGGAGATGGCTCGGGACGGGCGGATCACTGACGCAAAGACGATCTGCCTCCTCTTCCGCTGCCGCGACTGA
- a CDS encoding 6-carboxytetrahydropterin synthase, giving the protein MSTRIYKEVHFDASHRLLHYDGKCARLHGHRWRTEVWLEGTVDPRTQILIDYNCIKKLVEIYDHQVILNAEDPMVACLSEFQDVVVTDGDPTSELLCVLIADQIDEACRMMGLDCRITTVRVWEGATCYSEVSR; this is encoded by the coding sequence ATGTCCACCCGCATCTACAAAGAGGTCCACTTCGATGCAAGCCACCGTCTGCTCCATTACGACGGGAAATGCGCCCGATTACACGGACACCGATGGCGCACCGAGGTCTGGCTCGAGGGGACTGTGGATCCACGGACGCAGATCCTCATTGATTACAATTGCATAAAAAAACTTGTTGAGATCTATGATCATCAGGTGATCCTCAATGCAGAGGACCCGATGGTCGCGTGCCTCTCGGAGTTCCAGGATGTCGTGGTAACAGACGGCGATCCGACGAGCGAGCTCCTGTGTGTCCTGATCGCCGATCAGATCGATGAGGCATGCCGGATGATGGGCCTTGACTGCAGGATTACCACGGTCCGTGTATGGGAAGGGGCAACCTGCTACTCCGAGGTCTCCCGGTGA
- a CDS encoding 7-carboxy-7-deazaguanine synthase QueE, producing MRVSEIFVSFQGEGREQGKRCTFLRLAGCNLACRWCDTPATQDPAGGEERSADAILDEIRSPGVRRICITGGEPLLQADELLPLLMDLAGEGYKIDIETNGTVPFGPVLPWATICMDIKCPSSGEESDLSLLPLIRPADTVKFVVADQGDLDYAAGILREHPIAGEVIISPVHGADYHAVAQEIIGWTHDIRLQLQLHKQIGMR from the coding sequence GTGAGAGTCTCTGAGATCTTCGTCAGTTTCCAGGGAGAAGGGAGGGAGCAGGGGAAGCGCTGCACCTTCCTCCGGCTTGCGGGATGCAACCTCGCCTGCCGGTGGTGCGACACCCCGGCGACGCAGGACCCCGCAGGTGGGGAGGAGCGCTCAGCAGATGCGATCCTCGATGAGATACGGTCACCGGGAGTCCGGCGGATCTGCATCACCGGCGGCGAGCCGCTCCTCCAGGCAGATGAACTCCTCCCCCTTCTCATGGACCTGGCAGGCGAGGGGTACAAAATCGATATCGAGACGAACGGCACGGTGCCGTTTGGTCCGGTGCTCCCCTGGGCGACGATCTGTATGGATATCAAGTGTCCGTCATCAGGAGAGGAGAGCGATCTCTCCCTCCTCCCCCTCATCCGGCCGGCTGATACCGTCAAGTTCGTCGTCGCTGATCAGGGAGATCTCGATTATGCCGCCGGGATACTCAGGGAGCACCCGATCGCCGGAGAGGTGATCATCTCCCCGGTTCATGGCGCAGACTACCATGCCGTGGCACAGGAGATCATCGGATGGACCCATGATATCCGGCTTCAGCTCCAGCTTCACAAACAGATAGGGATGCGATAA
- the prf1 gene encoding peptide chain release factor aRF-1: MAETEQTGKDEARRRYEFRKMLERLQEKEGSGTELISLYIPPDKQIYDVTAQLRDEFGQCANIKSKQTKTNVQSALSSILARLKNVKSPPPHGMAVFSGAVNTGGDKSTFETIIVDPPEPLGTYLYRCSSSFELEPLRQMLEEKFVYGLLVLDRRESYWGFLRGNRIEPISGTTSTVPGKQRKGGQSAARFERLRLIAINEYYKKVGERASETFLAEKDFFERFKGVLIGGPTPTKEEFAAGDYLHHEVKKKMLGLFDVAYTNESGLAELVDAAGEALKGVDLMREKAIMSKFFKELTKDNGVAAYGEESIRKNLEAGAVDILLLSTKLRESRLEIRCGACGYTEERTIRMEPGKKVSDIDFGNCPKCTSPLILDAETDIIEELTNLADQSSTTVEIISDDFEEGAMLVNAFGGIAAILRYRTGL, from the coding sequence ATGGCTGAGACAGAACAGACAGGAAAGGATGAGGCACGGCGCCGGTATGAGTTCAGGAAGATGCTTGAACGACTCCAGGAGAAGGAGGGGAGCGGAACTGAACTCATATCACTGTACATCCCCCCGGATAAACAGATATACGATGTGACGGCACAGCTCCGCGACGAGTTTGGCCAGTGTGCGAACATCAAGAGCAAACAGACGAAGACGAATGTCCAGAGCGCCCTCTCCTCTATCCTCGCACGGTTAAAGAATGTCAAAAGCCCTCCACCACACGGGATGGCGGTATTCTCGGGTGCTGTCAATACCGGAGGGGACAAGAGCACGTTTGAGACGATCATCGTCGACCCCCCCGAGCCGCTTGGTACCTATCTGTACCGGTGCAGCTCAAGCTTCGAGCTTGAGCCTCTCAGGCAGATGCTGGAGGAGAAGTTCGTCTATGGCCTCCTCGTCCTGGATCGGCGGGAGTCGTACTGGGGGTTCCTCCGTGGAAACAGGATCGAGCCGATCAGCGGAACGACCTCCACGGTTCCGGGGAAACAGCGGAAAGGTGGTCAGTCGGCGGCCCGTTTCGAGCGGCTCCGTCTCATCGCCATCAATGAATACTATAAGAAGGTCGGAGAGCGTGCAAGCGAGACCTTCCTTGCGGAGAAGGACTTCTTTGAACGGTTCAAAGGAGTGCTCATCGGGGGGCCGACACCGACGAAGGAGGAGTTTGCCGCCGGCGACTATCTCCATCATGAGGTGAAGAAGAAGATGCTCGGCCTCTTCGATGTGGCATATACCAATGAGAGCGGCCTTGCCGAACTCGTCGATGCCGCCGGGGAGGCCCTCAAGGGTGTCGACCTGATGCGGGAGAAGGCGATCATGTCGAAGTTCTTCAAGGAGCTGACGAAGGACAATGGTGTCGCCGCATATGGTGAGGAGAGCATCAGGAAGAACCTGGAAGCGGGAGCGGTCGATATCCTCCTCCTCTCGACAAAGCTCCGTGAGTCACGCCTTGAGATACGGTGCGGAGCCTGTGGATATACGGAAGAGCGGACCATCCGGATGGAGCCGGGGAAGAAGGTCTCTGATATCGACTTTGGGAACTGCCCGAAATGCACATCGCCGCTCATCCTTGATGCCGAGACCGATATTATCGAGGAGCTGACGAACCTTGCCGATCAGAGCAGCACCACCGTTGAGATCATCTCCGACGACTTTGAGGAGGGGGCGATGCTCGTCAACGCATTCGGTGGAATCGCCGCGATACTACGATACAGGACGGGATTATAG
- the queC gene encoding 7-cyano-7-deazaguanine synthase QueC: protein MKAVCLLSGGMDSATLAYYARDMGYALLPLHIRYGQRTESKELGCARRLAARLDAEPPVVISLDYFRVFGASSLTDPEMAVERHEDASPQHPTTYVPFRNANLLAIATSFAEARGAEAIFIGVQAGDYAGYPDCRPEFIEAFRKVIDLGTMTDTPIRLFAPFVGMNKTEILRTGFALDVPYEETWSCYGEEELACGTCSSCHYRLEAFAETGRPDPIQYQERQ, encoded by the coding sequence ATGAAAGCAGTATGTCTCCTCTCAGGAGGGATGGACTCGGCCACCCTCGCGTATTATGCACGGGATATGGGATATGCACTCCTCCCCCTCCACATCAGGTACGGCCAGAGGACAGAGTCAAAAGAGCTTGGATGCGCCCGGAGGCTCGCCGCACGCCTGGATGCGGAGCCCCCGGTCGTCATCTCCCTCGACTACTTCAGGGTATTTGGCGCAAGCAGCCTCACCGATCCGGAGATGGCCGTCGAGCGCCATGAGGATGCATCGCCACAGCATCCGACCACCTATGTACCCTTCCGGAATGCGAACCTCCTCGCCATCGCCACAAGCTTTGCCGAGGCACGCGGTGCAGAGGCGATCTTCATCGGTGTCCAGGCAGGCGACTATGCAGGATACCCGGACTGCCGGCCGGAGTTCATCGAGGCATTCCGGAAGGTCATCGATCTCGGGACGATGACGGATACCCCGATACGCCTCTTCGCCCCCTTCGTCGGGATGAACAAGACAGAGATCCTCAGGACCGGTTTTGCCCTTGATGTCCCCTATGAAGAGACCTGGTCCTGTTACGGGGAGGAGGAGCTCGCCTGTGGAACCTGCTCCTCCTGCCACTACCGGCTGGAGGCATTTGCAGAAACCGGCCGGCCGGATCCCATACAGTACCAGGAGCGGCAATGA
- a CDS encoding 30S ribosomal protein S12, whose protein sequence is MGQGKFAARKLQRDSKKFRWSDPKYARRALELKLKADPLKGSPQGRGIVLEKVGVEAKQPNSAIRKCVRVQLIKNGRQVTAFAVGDGAINFIDEHDEVTVEGIGGRMGRSMGDIPGVRFVVTAVNNVSLNELVMGRKEKARR, encoded by the coding sequence ATGGGACAGGGAAAATTTGCAGCGAGAAAGCTTCAGCGCGACTCAAAGAAGTTCCGCTGGAGTGATCCGAAATACGCACGCCGTGCACTTGAACTCAAACTGAAGGCCGATCCGCTGAAGGGATCGCCACAGGGACGCGGTATCGTCCTTGAGAAGGTCGGTGTCGAGGCAAAACAGCCAAACTCGGCTATCAGGAAGTGTGTGCGTGTTCAGCTCATCAAGAACGGTCGTCAGGTGACCGCCTTTGCGGTCGGCGACGGTGCGATTAACTTCATCGATGAACACGATGAGGTCACAGTAGAGGGAATCGGCGGTCGTATGGGCCGTTCCATGGGAGATATTCCCGGTGTCCGGTTCGTCGTCACCGCAGTGAACAACGTCTCACTCAATGAACTTGTTATGGGACGCAAGGAGAAGGCGCGCAGGTGA
- a CDS encoding 30S ribosomal protein S7 translates to MVTEEVMVQEEEQQVVANSILLFNKWDPSEVVIKDPGLERYVTITSTAVPHSCGRLTQQQFTKSSMAIVERLINRLMQVEHNSGKKQLCTRTVMEAFDIINQKTKQNPIQVLVDAIGNTGPREETVRLKYGGINVPKSVDTAPIRRVNTALKYIATGVWRGSHKTKRSASQVLADELIAAAKGDSKCFSVGKKEEVERIAKSAR, encoded by the coding sequence ATGGTGACAGAAGAAGTCATGGTACAGGAAGAAGAGCAGCAGGTTGTTGCAAACTCCATCCTCCTCTTCAACAAGTGGGATCCATCAGAAGTCGTCATTAAGGACCCGGGCCTTGAGCGGTACGTCACCATCACCTCAACGGCAGTTCCGCACTCCTGCGGCCGGCTCACCCAGCAGCAGTTTACCAAGTCCTCGATGGCGATCGTCGAGCGGCTCATCAACAGGCTGATGCAGGTAGAGCACAACTCCGGCAAGAAGCAGCTCTGCACGCGGACCGTCATGGAGGCCTTCGATATCATCAACCAGAAGACGAAGCAGAACCCGATTCAGGTTCTCGTCGATGCAATCGGCAACACCGGACCCCGTGAGGAGACGGTCAGGCTGAAGTACGGTGGTATCAATGTCCCCAAGTCGGTCGATACCGCACCGATCCGCAGGGTGAACACTGCGCTGAAGTATATCGCAACCGGCGTCTGGAGAGGCTCGCACAAGACGAAGCGGTCTGCATCACAGGTTCTCGCCGATGAGCTTATTGCAGCGGCAAAGGGCGACTCAAAGTGCTTCTCTGTCGGAAAGAAAGAAGAGGTTGAGCGGATCGCAAAGTCCGCCCGCTAA